The Anoplopoma fimbria isolate UVic2021 breed Golden Eagle Sablefish chromosome 20, Afim_UVic_2022, whole genome shotgun sequence genome includes a window with the following:
- the pde11al gene encoding dual 3',5'-cyclic-AMP and -GMP phosphodiesterase 11A: MTAFDFSDVEAFLDCHPDLFEKYLVRKARCDQVSRWLKEHQPLKVSTAEEKRGAAARDPLWTSSNPDGLRRRSSHMELRRNYARSKATTAHRTYDEHVSLSQHESQASMRRRALLRKASSLPPTTAHILSGLLESRVSLPQYASSAIDYKYRLKETNEREFFLELVKDISNDLDLTNLSYKILINVCILVDADRCSLFLVEGPAHKRTLVSKFFDVHSGTTVRPSSSTLNSNEVQVPWGKGIIGYVAEHGETVNTPNAYEDHRFSDEIDKLTGYKTQSILCMAICNSDGEVIGVVQAINKNPMGTPFTEDDEKVLQMYLPFCGISISNAKLFSESRKEYERSRALLEVVNDLFEEQTDLEKIVRKIMQRALTLLQCERCSVLLLEDIDSPVVKFSKTFELMSPLCNMDRDISMEKLSCSDWLINNSIAELVASTGLPVNISDVCQDPRFDAEADQASGFHIRSVLCVPIWNRTHQIIGVAQILNRLDRKTFNDADQRLFEAFVIFCGLGINNTMMYNQVKKTWAKQSVALDMLSYHATCSKVEVDRLKAAKIPLSSELGIDEFHFNDFSLDNDAMITASLRMFLELGVVQKFKIDYEVLCRWLLTVRKNYRTVAYHNWRHAFNVSQCMFVMITTASFQDVLSEAEILALMVGCLCHDLDHRGTNNAFQAKTGSALALLYGTSATLEHHHFNHAVMILQSEGHNIFANLCSKEYSNMMQLLKQAILSTDLTLHFERRTKFFECVLSGEFSWTDEGHREVLRSMLMTGCDLGAVTRPWKISKQVAELVTSEFFEQGDRERSELKLTPAAIFDRNRKDELPVLQLEWIDGICKPLYQAMLKLNRKLQPMVDGIDANRNKWQELCSSYQETRRASVSNQIAESDQSPEPLEAADSNQHLDSTETVELVENTKFGSKSKCSQDLRFRVNQGPCDGKSTSAGNMISAGKK; this comes from the exons ATGACAGCGTTTGACTTCTCGGATGTAGAGGCGTTTTTGGACTGCCACCCAGACCTCTTCGAGAAGTATCTGGTTCGAAAGGCGAGATGTGATCAGGTCAGCAGATGGTTGAAGGAGCACCAGCCGCTGAAGGTGTCCACAGCCGAGGAGAAGCGAGGCGCTGCTGCCAGGGATCCGCTCTGGACCTCCTCCAACCCGGACGGGCTCCGGCGCAGATCGTCCCACATGGAGCTGAGACGGAACTATGCTCGGTCCAAAGCCACCACCGCACACAGGACCTACGACGAGCATGTGAGTCTGAGCCAACACGAGTCCCAGGCCAGCATGAGGCGCCGTGCGCTCCTGCGTAAAGCCAGCTCCCTGCCTCCGACCACGGCACACATCCTCAGCGGCCTGCTGGAGTCCAGGGTCAGCCTGCCCCAGTACGCCTCCAGTGCCATCGACTACAAGTACAGACTGAAGGAGACCAACGAGAGGGAGTTTTTCTTGGAGTTGGTAAAAGACATATCTAATGATTTGGACCTGACAAACCTCAGTTACAAGATCCTGATCAATGTGTGTATCCTGGTGGATGCGGACAGGTGTTCGCTTTTCCTTGTGGAGGGACCTGCACACAAGAGGACACTGGTGTCTAAGTTCTTTGACGTTCACTCTGGCACCACTGTCAGGCCATCCTCCAGCACCCTTAACTCCAATGAAGTCCAGGTGCCATGGGGTAAGGGTATTATTGGATATGTGGCAGAGCATGGGGAAACTGTAAACACCCCAAACGCTTATGAG GACCACCGCTTCAGTGATGAGATAGACAAGTTAACAGGCTACAAGACTCAGTCCATCCTCTGTATGGCCATCTGTAACAGTGATGGAGAAGTCATAGGTGTTGTACAAGCAATCAACAAAAACCCCATGGGCACTCCCTTTACTGAGGATGATGAGAAG GTTCTGCAGATGTATCTTCCATTCTGTGGAATATCGATTTCCAATGCCAAGTTGTTTTCGGAGTCTCGCAAGGAGTATGAAAGGAGTAGG GCTCTGCTGGAGGTGGTCAATGACCTGTTTGAGGAGCAGACCGACCTGGAGAAAATTGTAAGGAAGATCATGCAGCGAGCGCTGACCCTGCTGCAGTGTGAACGCTGCTCTGTGCTTCTGCTTGAAGACATTGACTCACCT GTTGTGAAGTTCTCTAAGACGTTTGAACTCATGTCTCCCCTGTGCAACATGGACCGTGACATCAG CATGGAGAAGCTATcgtgctctgattggctgatcaaTAACAGCATTGCTGAGCTGGTGGCTTCCACAGGACTGCCTGTGAACATCAGCGATGTGTGTCAGGACCCGCGCTTTGATGCTGAG GCGGATCAGGCCTCCGGATTTCACATCAGATCAGTGTTATGTGTCCCCATCTGGAATCGAACTCATCAGATAATTG GGGTCGCACAAATTCTGAATCGCCTAGACAGGAAGACGTTCAATGATGCAGATCAGAGACTGTTTGAG GCATTTGTGATATTCTGTGGACTTGGAATCAACAACACTATGATGTACAATCAAGTTAAGAAGACGTGGGCCAAGCAGTCTGTGGCACTGGAT atgttgtCCTACCATGCTACCTGTTCCAAGGTAGAAGTTGACAGACTTAAG GCAGCAAAGATCCCCCTGAGCAGTGAGTTAGGCATCGATGAATTTCACTTCAACGACTTCTCCTTGGACAATGACGCCATGATCACTGCGTCACTCCGGATGTTTCTGGAACTCGGAGTCGTCCAAAAGTTTAAAATTGACTATGAG GTTTTATGCCGCTGGCTTTTGACTGTGAGGAAGAACTATCGAACTGTGGCGTATCACAACTGGAGGCATGCCTTCAATGTGTCGCAGTGCATGTTTGTTATGATCACA ACAGCCAGTTTCCAGGATGTCCTCTCAGAGGCTGAGATACTGGCACTGATGGTCGGCTGCCTGTGTCATGACTTGGACCACCGAGGCACCAACAACGCATTTCAAGCCAA GACAGGTTCTGCTCTGGCTCTGCTCTACGGGACATCAGCCACCCTGGAGCATCATCATTTCAACCATGCAGTCATGATCCTACAAAGTGAG GGCCACAATATCTTTGCAAACCTCTGCTCTAAAGAGTATAGCAACATGATGCAACTATTGAAGCAGGCTATTCTCTCCACAGATCTGACTTTGCACTTTGA GCGCAGAACTAAGTTCTTTGAGTGTGTTCTGTCTGGGGAATTCAGCTGGACAGATGAAGGACACAGAGAAGTTCTCAG GTCCATGCTGATGACAGGATGCGATCTGGGAGCAGTCACTCGTCCCTGGAAGATATCCAAACAG GTTGCAGAACTGGTGACGAGTGAATTCTTTGAACAGGGTGACAGAGAGAGGTCTGAGCTTAAGTTGACCCCAGCG GCCATATTTGATAGAAATCGCAAAGATGAACTACCTGTCTTGCAGCTGGAGTGGATAGATGGGATATGTAAACCCCTTTATCAG GCAATGCTGAAGCTCAACAGGAAGTTGCAGCCGATGGTCGATGGGATAGATGCCAATCGAAACAAATGGCAGGAGCTCTGCTCGTCCTATCAGGAGACACGCAGAGCCTCAGTGTCCAATCAGATTGCTGAATCAGATCAGAGTCCTGAGCCTCTTGAAGCCGCAGATTCAAATCAACACCTAGACTCCACAGAGACTGTGGAGCTTGTTGAAAACACCAAGTTTGGGTCAAAGTCTAAGTGCAGTCAGGATCTGAGGTTCAGAGTAAACCAAGGTCCCTGTGATGGTAAATCAACATCAGCTGGCAACATGATATCTGCAGGAAAGAAGTAA